TTACCCTCGATTCTCTCTGAGAATAGAGAGGCATTCTTAAGAGGCCCATCCAACAGAATCCCCTTTCTATTCCAATGAATCAAGTCCTTTGACGTTGCCAGACAGATTCGATAGTCATCAGGGACACGTCCACGATAGCCAACATATGTCATATAAAAAAGATTTTCTATCCGGACAACACGGGGATCTTCAGGACCCCGCTCTTCCCCCGGTACACTATTGGTTAATATTGGCTTGTCGCAGCGATGCCAGGTCAGGAGATCCGTACTGGAAGCATAACCCAGTGAATTTATGTACTTCCCATACTTTTCGTCACCACCTAAATCGGTGGCCCGGTACACCATATGGAATAATCCATTATGATACACCGCTGCCGCATTGAATACTGCGGCTCTTTCCCACTCATGTTCCTCCACAGGCAACAGTATCGGTTCAGCGGACAGTCGTGTGAGTTTCATCCGAATTTTCTCTGAGTTTGACTAATGACGGCACATTTTCTGACTTCTGTAAAGTCGTCAGCCTGATTTTGATGGAAAGAGACACCTGTGGCAGTTGTGATGGATCCAGAACCGATCATAGTCAACCCTTGAGACCCGTACTTGCCATGCTTTCGATGAAATGCCGCTGGAAGAATAAATACAAAATCACGACCGGAAGGGCCAACATGGTGGCAGAGGCGAGGATCGCTCCCATTTGTGATTCTGCCTGACCGCCGGTAGCAAATAGGGTCACCATTTGGGGCATGGTCATCAATTCCCGGTTTCGGATCACTATGATCGGCCACAGGACATCAT
The genomic region above belongs to Candidatus Neomarinimicrobiota bacterium and contains:
- a CDS encoding glycosidase; protein product: MKLTRLSAEPILLPVEEHEWERAAVFNAAAVYHNGLFHMVYRATDLGGDEKYGKYINSLGYASSTDLLTWHRCDKPILTNSVPGEERGPEDPRVVRIENLFYMTYVGYRGRVPDDYRICLATSKDLIHWNRKGILLDGPLKNASLFSERIEGKYCLLYRPHPDIWIGFSEDLRNWTGHKKIMSPLPNTWNQTRIGIAGPPVKIDDGWFLIFHGVDEYNRYSLGAALLDYKDPARVLARQTEPIIEPELDWEINGNVPDVIFSCATVLQGDRIYCLYGGADTVMGVAYIDVRDVVF